A stretch of Ignavibacteria bacterium DNA encodes these proteins:
- a CDS encoding VWA domain-containing protein produces MSRSSIEISSFFSNMEQYGFFDTVEEHLPDEFTIIYEIARILEDKTHAIARALAPILELNDPSATDNNLDQILIPNVPEAKEYEADLIRSVTEVRYIYPAQHLLPEMVFLRRLAERSLWMPRARSPRNFRYQTESDRFAPDDRKQKVYILFDTSSSMRQHYRIHLAKAIVYLFLQQNQRELGTIFFRTFDLTVGELRTARDVPSYDRLISDVMHINAIGNGTVLQKALQTAIDDISHESQLSQSQILVVTDGVAHIDLERLKEQMGDHITVNTVKIGNARMHVDAKVIEDQVFQSSNDDAVRLRELMKQKRDIELQSSTASGHLRQEALRSQLGLLQRQIDNLTERLGAFVSEHYGLEIQNLSAVYVNVDDIAPEEMFSLPEDKVAELEDLAESLLEALREEHQVEDIKRAAVLYDHLILLMKYNKIDASRFEKAAKELERTLDAILNKPTGSTEDLSISDLERMQLRNMLDVGSFKQKLSLAVLIRLLFLKLKRWWLARKQHRAFRTITGRTIRRR; encoded by the coding sequence ATGTCTCGCTCTTCCATCGAAATCTCATCATTCTTCTCCAACATGGAGCAGTATGGCTTTTTCGATACGGTAGAAGAACACCTGCCGGATGAGTTCACGATCATCTATGAGATAGCCCGTATTCTGGAGGATAAGACGCATGCCATTGCGCGGGCATTGGCACCGATCCTTGAACTCAATGATCCTTCAGCCACCGACAACAACCTGGATCAAATCCTGATTCCGAATGTCCCGGAGGCAAAGGAGTACGAAGCAGATCTTATCCGAAGCGTCACTGAGGTACGGTACATCTATCCTGCACAGCACCTTCTTCCCGAGATGGTGTTCCTACGTCGGCTTGCAGAACGATCCCTATGGATGCCCCGCGCACGATCACCGCGCAACTTTCGCTATCAGACCGAGAGTGACCGCTTCGCTCCGGATGATCGCAAGCAGAAGGTCTACATCCTCTTTGATACGTCAAGCTCAATGCGGCAGCACTACCGCATTCACCTCGCAAAGGCCATCGTCTACCTCTTCCTCCAGCAGAACCAGCGTGAGCTTGGAACGATCTTCTTCAGGACGTTCGACCTCACCGTAGGAGAGCTCCGTACAGCGCGTGATGTTCCGTCTTATGACCGGCTCATCTCGGATGTGATGCACATCAATGCCATTGGAAATGGGACCGTGCTTCAGAAGGCGCTACAGACAGCGATCGATGATATCTCGCATGAAAGTCAGTTGAGTCAGTCGCAGATCCTTGTTGTTACTGACGGCGTAGCACATATCGATCTGGAACGACTGAAGGAACAGATGGGTGATCACATCACCGTCAACACCGTCAAGATCGGCAACGCCCGTATGCACGTGGATGCAAAGGTCATTGAGGATCAGGTGTTTCAGTCGTCGAACGATGATGCCGTACGTCTGCGTGAGCTCATGAAACAGAAGCGCGACATCGAGCTGCAGTCATCCACGGCGTCTGGTCACCTTCGTCAAGAGGCCCTTCGCTCGCAGCTTGGGTTATTACAACGGCAGATCGACAACCTCACAGAGCGCCTCGGCGCCTTTGTTTCGGAACACTATGGTTTGGAGATCCAGAACCTTAGCGCCGTATATGTGAACGTTGACGACATCGCGCCTGAAGAGATGTTCTCTCTTCCTGAAGACAAGGTTGCCGAGCTTGAAGACCTTGCCGAGTCTCTCCTTGAAGCATTGCGTGAAGAGCATCAGGTGGAGGACATCAAACGTGCGGCTGTATTATACGATCACTTGATACTACTGATGAAGTACAACAAGATCGACGCATCACGCTTTGAAAAGGCGGCCAAGGAACTCGAGCGGACACTTGATGCGATCTTGAACAAACCAACGGGCAGCACAGAGGATCTCTCGATCAGCGACCTAGAGCGAATGCAGCTTCGCAACATGTTAGATGTTGGGAGTTTCAAGCAGAAACTGTCGCTTGCCGTTTTGATACGGCTGCTGTTCCTCAAACTCAAACGCTGGTGGCTGGCTCGCAAGCAACATCGTGCGTTTCGCACCATCACCGGCCGAACGATACGTCGGCGCTAG
- a CDS encoding UDP-glucose/GDP-mannose dehydrogenase family protein, translating to MSYRIAVIGTGYVGLVTGTCLADVGNSVLCIDVDPTKVERLSNGDIPIYEPGLDLVLERNIREERITFSLDLSEAVKTCEILMFCLPTPPGKDGEADLAMVMSTAHNVAELLNKHNITEPRIVINKSTVPVGTAARVASIFASVAPERRVDVVSNPEFLREGFAVDDFMKPDRVVVGTSSVYAAEIMKDLYEPFVRGGAPILIFDEKSAEVTKYAANAFLAVKISFMNDLSEYCEHVGADIEKIRLGIGTDGRIGKRFLFSGIGYGGSCFPKDVKAIIHAANEAGSPLEIVEATKHVNDRQVRRFIDRILQRFENNVQGRTFGVWGLSFKPNTDDVREAPAFVIIEALLAAGANVRAYDPEARDSARRVLGDRVTYATSPYDAIDSADALVIATEWNEFRKPDILRMKDLLIRPLIFDGRNMYQLDDMAADGFEYHSVGRASVTPATSTDLED from the coding sequence ATGTCCTATCGCATCGCCGTCATTGGAACCGGGTACGTTGGTCTAGTCACCGGGACGTGCCTGGCGGATGTCGGCAACTCGGTTCTCTGCATCGACGTGGATCCAACAAAGGTGGAACGTCTCAGCAATGGGGACATTCCGATCTACGAACCGGGTCTTGATCTCGTTCTCGAACGGAATATTCGTGAAGAACGGATCACGTTCTCCCTCGACCTTTCGGAGGCCGTGAAGACCTGTGAGATCCTCATGTTCTGTCTTCCTACACCTCCGGGTAAGGATGGGGAAGCGGACCTCGCAATGGTGATGTCCACCGCACATAACGTGGCTGAACTCCTCAACAAGCACAACATCACCGAACCTCGGATCGTGATCAACAAGAGTACGGTGCCGGTGGGAACGGCTGCACGTGTTGCTTCCATTTTTGCCAGCGTTGCACCGGAGCGAAGAGTGGACGTTGTGAGCAATCCGGAATTCCTTCGGGAAGGATTTGCCGTTGATGACTTCATGAAACCGGATAGGGTTGTCGTTGGTACGTCGAGTGTCTATGCCGCCGAGATCATGAAGGATCTCTATGAGCCGTTCGTTCGTGGCGGAGCACCGATCCTCATCTTCGACGAAAAGAGTGCCGAAGTAACGAAGTATGCTGCCAACGCCTTTCTTGCCGTGAAGATCTCGTTCATGAACGACCTTTCCGAATATTGCGAACATGTTGGTGCCGACATTGAAAAGATCCGTCTCGGTATCGGAACCGACGGACGAATTGGCAAGCGATTCCTCTTCTCTGGGATCGGATATGGCGGTAGTTGCTTCCCCAAGGATGTTAAGGCCATCATTCACGCAGCAAACGAAGCCGGATCGCCCCTTGAGATCGTTGAAGCCACAAAACATGTGAACGACCGGCAGGTTCGCCGATTCATCGATCGGATCCTTCAGCGTTTCGAGAACAACGTTCAAGGTCGCACGTTCGGTGTATGGGGCTTATCCTTCAAACCCAATACGGATGATGTTCGAGAGGCACCAGCCTTTGTTATTATCGAAGCGTTGTTAGCGGCTGGAGCCAACGTACGAGCCTATGACCCTGAAGCGCGTGATTCAGCTCGCCGCGTCTTAGGAGACAGAGTAACCTATGCCACGTCTCCGTATGACGCGATCGACAGCGCTGATGCACTTGTCATTGCCACTGAATGGAATGAGTTCCGCAAACCGGATATTCTGCGGATGAAAGATCTCCTGATCCGTCCATTGATCTTTGACGGACGGAATATGTATCAGCTGGATGACATGGCTGCTGATGGCTTTGAGTACCACTCTGTGGGTCGGGCTTCGGTCACGCCTGCAACTTCAACGGATCTCGAAGACTAG
- a CDS encoding energy transducer TonB, with the protein MDRPYTMSRYHDSPSVQIRFEWNPNAVRGFIVAVIIMSIILLVSMCTSYSPPEASTVKTTTPVTLLILGEGDGTGARKGNLSQEGASQRGQETQNPLQDAQRSTSSVGKTQVADPNQSARLIATKDVGKDGKPHEGDAADRTVGTKDGSNDGTGLGWVGSGPGKGLGYGDIDWGGGGNRTVVSKVLPRFPPGTLNTEVKLRFRVLADGTVSLVWPVRRGGNPKVDQEAMRVLKQWRFNKLSSGVEMEGTITFVFKNS; encoded by the coding sequence GTGGATCGCCCGTATACGATGAGCAGATATCACGATAGTCCTTCTGTTCAGATCCGATTCGAGTGGAACCCGAATGCGGTGAGAGGATTCATCGTGGCTGTGATCATCATGTCCATCATCTTGCTGGTCTCGATGTGTACGAGCTATTCGCCCCCTGAAGCAAGTACGGTCAAGACAACAACACCGGTAACGCTCCTCATTCTTGGTGAAGGAGACGGCACTGGGGCACGCAAGGGGAATCTCTCTCAGGAAGGGGCTTCTCAGCGCGGACAAGAGACACAGAACCCGCTGCAGGATGCTCAGAGATCGACCTCTTCGGTCGGTAAGACGCAGGTAGCGGATCCAAATCAATCAGCACGACTCATTGCCACAAAGGATGTTGGTAAGGACGGGAAGCCTCATGAAGGCGATGCGGCGGACCGAACGGTAGGCACCAAGGACGGAAGTAATGACGGTACCGGCTTGGGGTGGGTTGGGAGCGGTCCGGGCAAGGGTCTGGGATACGGAGACATCGACTGGGGCGGCGGAGGTAATCGAACGGTCGTTAGCAAGGTGCTCCCAAGGTTTCCGCCCGGCACACTCAATACGGAGGTCAAGCTTCGTTTCCGCGTACTGGCCGACGGCACGGTGAGTCTCGTTTGGCCTGTCCGACGGGGTGGAAACCCCAAGGTGGATCAAGAGGCCATGCGTGTCCTCAAACAGTGGCGATTTAACAAACTTTCGTCCGGAGTAGAGATGGAAGGAACCATCACCTTCGTGTTCAAGAACTCATGA
- a CDS encoding SPOR domain-containing protein yields MEPKDPTWDDTGFEPEEDGFMRSRTEAEDGTVAKVDGMKKGVAEDGTEDGTEDGTKDGTERRRVDAVPPMSPLPEPQQRRRRGAFFWLGIVAGLILFIALIGGGYYYLNMPSVEEQAFIAPEVTPAEPVVPTVDTATIAETPADTVVDSVPAPEPLFAEAEPPAQPVVKTPTVEPKPIEEVKPSPKPVKRPATPTVATTPAKSNVGAMWVVQVFSSPSRDDADEWLQTLREKRVQDGYIVEQQLRGQPWYRVRFGQFSTREDAEAAAVNLGFRQPWIARIR; encoded by the coding sequence ATGGAACCAAAAGATCCTACGTGGGACGATACAGGCTTTGAGCCTGAAGAAGATGGGTTTATGCGGTCTCGGACTGAGGCTGAGGATGGGACTGTTGCTAAAGTGGATGGGATGAAGAAGGGTGTTGCAGAAGATGGGACAGAAGATGGGACAGAAGATGGGACTAAGGATGGGACGGAGCGCAGGCGAGTAGATGCTGTGCCGCCAATGTCTCCGTTGCCGGAGCCGCAGCAACGGCGAAGAAGGGGTGCCTTCTTTTGGCTTGGCATCGTAGCAGGATTGATCCTGTTCATCGCGCTGATCGGAGGCGGTTACTACTACCTCAACATGCCTTCTGTTGAAGAACAGGCATTCATAGCACCAGAGGTCACTCCAGCAGAGCCGGTGGTTCCCACAGTTGATACGGCTACTATTGCTGAAACACCTGCCGACACCGTTGTAGATAGTGTCCCAGCTCCAGAGCCGTTGTTCGCTGAAGCTGAACCTCCGGCTCAACCAGTGGTGAAGACGCCGACGGTAGAGCCGAAACCAATTGAGGAAGTGAAACCAAGTCCGAAGCCTGTGAAGCGTCCGGCAACGCCTACAGTTGCAACAACTCCTGCAAAATCGAACGTAGGTGCGATGTGGGTTGTACAGGTCTTCTCAAGTCCTTCTCGCGACGATGCAGATGAGTGGCTTCAAACCCTGCGTGAAAAACGTGTTCAAGACGGGTACATCGTTGAGCAACAGCTCCGTGGTCAGCCGTGGTATCGCGTGCGCTTCGGGCAATTCAGCACGAGGGAAGATGCTGAGGCAGCAGCGGTGAACCTTGGATTCCGCCAACCGTGGATCGCCCGTATACGATGA
- a CDS encoding TonB-dependent receptor codes for MRSITTIFGLVFCSAMMFAQQQPPSQPPNSPIELPEFLVTGKELINVGAGAKSAPQRPPLLSATRLDSLNPTEKQPIPALPARPLPQYRRTSVVWPGYLQAEIGNYITPNVLAGYSFVAGGYRLDFSGDIQASDGWADNTQYLTTGLKVVSTYVAPDKFIFFGGSTTQADLGLRHRSYRLFARPDALERTHTSMDLGVGVDGKYEDVRYQAKASWTSQSLSTSSMRDVSDNVFRGSLRAEQQWKSADVGLMMDMRLQTYAENAYPFVEAGAYGRWVAKTLRIAGGAGVQWATSSTGVDRFGLGVGGQADLFLGPDLTVTAAVRSGMRSVTFRDLVMMNPYIDDSVRLDAAYDIVDLRGTITFHPSVRTTISAGVRMRQTDREPVWVPGQNGMFSVDYRTVSLFEINADARFIITPRDIVVADVRMTTASVSEASAQPYLPSIRASADYQRTWFEALRTGVGVVYIGQRWADLANTIALSGYADLRLNASYTISSSFDLHARAENLLGSTVILWDGYRERGIFVTVGCTWKF; via the coding sequence ATGAGATCCATCACCACCATCTTCGGTCTCGTATTCTGTTCTGCGATGATGTTTGCGCAACAACAGCCACCATCGCAGCCGCCGAATAGTCCGATCGAGCTTCCGGAATTCCTTGTGACGGGTAAGGAGCTGATCAATGTTGGCGCTGGTGCAAAGAGCGCACCGCAGCGTCCGCCGTTGTTGTCAGCAACACGCCTTGATTCCTTGAATCCAACAGAAAAGCAACCGATCCCTGCCTTGCCTGCTCGCCCCTTACCACAGTATCGCAGAACGTCAGTTGTTTGGCCCGGTTATCTGCAGGCAGAGATCGGCAACTACATCACACCGAACGTCTTGGCAGGGTATTCGTTTGTGGCAGGGGGCTATCGACTTGACTTTTCCGGAGATATACAGGCAAGTGACGGATGGGCAGACAACACCCAATATCTCACAACCGGTTTGAAGGTGGTGAGTACCTACGTTGCACCTGATAAGTTCATTTTCTTCGGCGGTAGCACTACACAGGCTGATCTAGGTCTCCGTCACCGTTCTTACAGACTCTTTGCCCGACCTGATGCCCTTGAGAGAACCCACACGTCAATGGATCTGGGTGTAGGTGTGGATGGGAAGTATGAAGATGTACGGTATCAAGCTAAGGCCTCGTGGACGAGTCAATCACTGTCTACGTCATCAATGCGTGATGTCTCCGACAACGTTTTTCGTGGCTCTTTGCGAGCTGAACAGCAGTGGAAGAGTGCAGACGTTGGTTTGATGATGGATATGCGCTTGCAGACCTATGCAGAAAACGCCTACCCGTTCGTAGAGGCCGGTGCGTATGGACGTTGGGTTGCCAAAACACTGCGCATTGCCGGGGGAGCGGGCGTTCAATGGGCCACTTCAAGTACTGGCGTAGACAGATTTGGTCTAGGCGTGGGTGGACAGGCCGATCTTTTCCTTGGTCCGGATCTCACAGTAACGGCTGCTGTTCGCAGTGGAATGAGGTCTGTGACCTTCCGTGACCTGGTAATGATGAATCCCTACATCGATGACTCCGTGCGCTTGGACGCTGCCTATGACATCGTTGACCTGAGAGGCACCATCACATTCCACCCATCGGTTCGCACAACCATCAGCGCTGGTGTACGGATGAGACAGACCGATCGTGAACCCGTGTGGGTACCGGGACAGAACGGAATGTTCAGTGTTGATTATAGAACCGTGAGTCTGTTTGAGATCAATGCCGACGCACGGTTCATCATTACCCCACGAGACATTGTGGTTGCTGATGTTCGGATGACCACTGCTTCGGTATCCGAGGCTTCTGCCCAGCCATATCTTCCGAGTATTCGTGCCTCTGCCGACTATCAACGAACGTGGTTCGAAGCGCTTCGTACCGGAGTTGGGGTCGTCTATATTGGTCAGCGATGGGCTGATCTTGCCAACACAATTGCTCTCAGCGGGTATGCAGACCTCAGGCTGAACGCATCCTATACGATCTCGTCGTCATTTGACCTCCACGCCCGAGCCGAGAACCTACTTGGCAGCACGGTGATCCTCTGGGATGGATATCGTGAGCGGGGTATTTTTGTCACTGTTGGCTGTACCTGGAAGTTCTGA
- a CDS encoding tetratricopeptide repeat protein, protein MRSLLDAGMVRRAAAEVEALSQNRRHSSVYDVVAFDRTDVLRLSQNRAGADREMDAFLRERSNSPFAPLAWMERAVTALEDKDYEAASDLFDRCATASHEAMAERNDTFYVRLEHSSRFWEGACRASLGQYKEALQAFQACVEADTAGQFAAYSHYATGQLHDRNGDLQQAISSYSIVRTRYSFSDVVVASRIREAIDLVSLRRPERALDVLIGIESIIEAKPNDSVPMQIDADAANEEVALVRAEAHTLRGRYNEAYDSCVVFLQRYPSSVYRWHVHLHAGLNALNTNGPDAAQKHYEAILDSVPDDASPIRQQALLYHALSLKRLGRSDDAVKAFAALASQSGYVYQSQALVEMGQASYESGDFDKARKALERAERESRDAPTSMRAHVLLGATLIELQQWGKAAQAYERAQRIAEEAADEFLPDRKLYLAEIRLKRGICLVQSGQTQNAIAALTDYLGNHPTDLQRDEATFWLAESMYRADLLKNAQELYEEVVKRYTASQRREEAMYGLAWTYFRKRDFDRSTSMFGELLRTYPSSRYAAEALTRRGDGLYISRQFRAAAEQYEQAALKAPSTEEGQYAAFQAGQASYRAGDLNGAVENMKRFVQKYPMNRLADDAMYLIGWIDFQQRNDAKAIEDFQRLLTAYPDGDQAVRALYTIADAQYNLGEIDASMATYRSVISRFPSHPLASEAAKSMQVALIGMGRTQEALDIADTLINANPQSGAAEEFSFKKAEIFYSGRNYTSAASELEAYMKRYPSSQRQDEALYLLGRTYLTMNDLPQARSSFTEIEKRYPQSPFIVSSKLDLAEHFAKSANSGAADSIYAIVWTKFASDTDAASRAGYERALIARMRGDTAEAIALYRTTADRYAGAEYADQARYQVAALYRRTGVSDSAQYHLGLLAQRSDKPQFASNALYELGTIFLREKRYDEAVVQYERVRQEYAGYEDWYTLSLLALGECYEALKRFDEARDVYEMVMRLRPDDDYGKTADARLKRLKKVRR, encoded by the coding sequence GTGCGTAGCCTGCTTGATGCCGGGATGGTCCGCCGTGCAGCTGCCGAGGTGGAGGCCCTCTCCCAGAACCGACGTCATTCATCGGTCTATGACGTGGTTGCGTTCGACAGAACCGATGTACTTCGTCTATCTCAGAATAGAGCAGGCGCCGATCGCGAGATGGACGCCTTCCTCCGTGAACGATCCAACTCACCATTCGCGCCTCTTGCGTGGATGGAACGTGCAGTAACGGCACTCGAAGACAAGGACTACGAAGCTGCATCGGACCTGTTCGATCGATGTGCAACTGCTTCGCATGAAGCCATGGCCGAACGCAATGACACGTTCTATGTCCGTCTCGAACACTCTTCTCGATTCTGGGAAGGGGCTTGCCGGGCATCGCTCGGACAATACAAAGAAGCGCTTCAAGCATTTCAGGCGTGTGTTGAAGCCGATACAGCCGGACAATTCGCAGCATACTCTCACTACGCTACCGGTCAGCTCCACGATAGAAATGGAGATCTGCAACAAGCAATTTCTTCCTATTCGATCGTACGAACCCGGTATTCGTTCTCAGACGTAGTGGTGGCCTCTCGCATTCGAGAAGCGATTGACTTGGTGTCACTGCGCAGACCTGAACGTGCATTGGATGTCCTTATCGGGATCGAATCCATCATTGAAGCGAAGCCGAATGATAGTGTCCCGATGCAGATCGACGCCGATGCTGCAAATGAAGAGGTAGCACTCGTACGTGCTGAAGCTCACACGCTCAGAGGCAGATACAACGAAGCATACGACAGTTGCGTGGTCTTCCTCCAGAGATATCCGTCATCTGTGTATCGTTGGCATGTTCATCTTCACGCCGGCCTCAATGCACTGAACACGAACGGACCTGATGCAGCACAAAAACACTATGAGGCCATCCTCGATTCGGTGCCTGATGACGCATCACCGATCCGCCAGCAGGCATTGCTGTATCATGCTCTCAGCCTAAAGCGCCTTGGACGAAGTGATGATGCGGTGAAAGCTTTTGCCGCGTTGGCGTCTCAGTCCGGATACGTCTATCAGTCTCAAGCACTCGTGGAGATGGGGCAGGCATCCTACGAGTCTGGTGATTTCGACAAAGCAAGGAAGGCCCTCGAACGTGCTGAACGTGAATCGCGCGACGCACCAACCTCCATGCGGGCACATGTGCTGCTGGGTGCCACTCTCATCGAGTTGCAACAGTGGGGCAAGGCTGCTCAGGCCTATGAAAGGGCTCAGCGCATTGCAGAAGAGGCGGCTGATGAGTTTCTGCCCGATAGAAAGCTCTACCTCGCAGAGATCAGACTCAAGCGCGGAATCTGTCTGGTTCAATCAGGCCAAACGCAAAATGCCATTGCCGCTCTCACCGACTATCTGGGGAACCACCCAACGGATCTCCAACGTGATGAGGCAACGTTCTGGCTGGCCGAGTCAATGTATCGTGCTGATCTCTTGAAGAATGCTCAAGAATTGTATGAAGAGGTAGTGAAGCGATACACGGCAAGTCAGCGAAGAGAAGAGGCAATGTATGGCCTTGCGTGGACGTACTTCCGGAAGCGAGACTTTGACCGTTCAACATCGATGTTCGGCGAACTCCTTCGCACCTATCCATCCTCGCGATATGCCGCCGAGGCACTTACCCGCCGCGGCGACGGATTGTATATCTCAAGACAGTTTCGCGCTGCCGCTGAACAATACGAACAGGCCGCGCTGAAGGCACCATCTACGGAAGAAGGACAATACGCTGCATTCCAAGCCGGACAGGCTTCGTATCGGGCCGGAGACCTCAACGGAGCGGTAGAGAATATGAAGCGGTTCGTGCAGAAGTATCCGATGAACAGGCTTGCCGACGATGCAATGTATCTCATCGGGTGGATCGACTTCCAGCAACGCAACGATGCCAAGGCCATTGAGGATTTTCAAAGACTGCTCACGGCATATCCGGACGGAGATCAAGCAGTTCGAGCATTGTACACCATCGCCGATGCACAATACAATCTTGGCGAGATCGATGCCTCCATGGCAACGTATCGCAGTGTGATCTCTCGTTTCCCGTCACATCCATTGGCGTCTGAAGCAGCGAAGAGTATGCAGGTGGCGCTGATCGGAATGGGGCGGACACAGGAAGCACTCGACATCGCAGATACACTCATCAATGCCAATCCACAGTCCGGCGCTGCTGAAGAGTTTTCATTCAAGAAGGCAGAGATCTTCTATTCAGGTCGGAACTATACCAGTGCAGCTTCCGAATTGGAAGCCTATATGAAGCGGTATCCGTCGTCGCAACGACAGGACGAAGCGCTCTATCTCCTAGGACGGACCTATCTCACAATGAACGATCTACCTCAAGCTCGTTCTTCATTCACAGAGATAGAGAAGCGGTATCCGCAAAGCCCCTTCATCGTCTCCTCGAAACTCGATCTCGCAGAACACTTTGCCAAGAGTGCTAACAGCGGGGCTGCTGATTCGATCTACGCCATTGTGTGGACGAAATTCGCCTCCGATACTGATGCGGCATCGCGTGCCGGTTACGAACGCGCACTCATCGCTCGTATGCGAGGAGATACTGCCGAGGCCATAGCACTCTATCGCACCACTGCCGATCGATACGCAGGCGCAGAGTATGCTGATCAAGCCCGCTATCAAGTGGCTGCACTCTATCGAAGGACGGGTGTTTCGGACAGTGCCCAATATCATCTTGGTCTCCTTGCCCAGCGTTCAGACAAACCGCAGTTCGCCTCGAATGCGCTGTATGAACTTGGAACGATCTTCCTGCGCGAAAAACGCTATGACGAAGCCGTTGTTCAGTACGAACGTGTCAGACAGGAGTATGCCGGATATGAGGACTGGTACACGCTGAGTCTTCTCGCTCTCGGGGAGTGTTATGAGGCACTCAAACGATTCGATGAAGCCCGAGATGTCTATGAGATGGTAATGAGGCTTCGTCCAGATGATGACTATGGAAAGACGGCCGACGCACGCCTCAAACGACTCAAGAAGGTGCGTCGATGA
- a CDS encoding rhodanese-related sulfurtransferase codes for MPLVASVPRRFVHIFDALRISTVYHVLLYYAFVPISDPEGFANEHRELCQRLGLKGRILVSEEGLNGTVSGPIEACDQYRAALHADPRFASMPFKIDEVEGHTFEKMFVRIKKELVTFRADLPSDPNSITGHRLAPSQWKERLERGDAIVLDGRTDYEFDIGHFRGAIRPDVESFREFPTWIREHLGDKKDVPILTYCTGGVRCEKLTAFMINDGFTDVYQLDGGIVTYGKDEETKGALWDGLCYVFDSRIAVEINHTDDRRIVGRCIHCDAPTERYINCANQLCNKQHLTCEACEQQFEHTCSVSCMDVIHQAVEA; via the coding sequence ATGCCTCTCGTAGCGTCCGTACCTCGTAGATTTGTACACATTTTCGACGCATTGAGGATCAGTACAGTGTACCATGTCTTGCTCTATTACGCGTTCGTTCCGATCTCTGACCCTGAGGGGTTTGCCAACGAACACCGAGAACTCTGTCAGCGTCTTGGATTGAAAGGTCGGATCTTGGTTTCCGAAGAAGGTCTCAATGGGACCGTATCCGGCCCTATCGAGGCGTGCGATCAATACCGAGCCGCTCTGCATGCCGATCCGCGTTTTGCGAGCATGCCGTTCAAGATCGACGAGGTAGAGGGTCATACCTTCGAGAAGATGTTCGTGCGGATCAAGAAGGAACTCGTGACCTTCCGCGCAGACCTTCCATCTGACCCGAACAGCATCACTGGACACCGGCTAGCCCCCTCTCAATGGAAAGAACGTCTTGAAAGGGGCGATGCGATCGTGTTGGATGGTCGGACCGATTATGAGTTTGACATCGGACATTTCCGTGGCGCGATCCGACCTGACGTAGAGTCTTTCCGTGAATTCCCTACGTGGATCCGTGAACATCTCGGCGATAAGAAAGATGTCCCGATCCTCACCTATTGCACAGGCGGAGTGCGTTGCGAAAAGCTCACGGCCTTCATGATCAACGATGGGTTTACTGACGTCTACCAGCTCGATGGCGGCATCGTAACCTATGGGAAGGACGAGGAAACAAAGGGTGCACTTTGGGACGGTCTATGCTACGTTTTTGATTCACGCATCGCGGTGGAGATCAATCACACAGATGACCGACGTATCGTTGGACGTTGCATTCATTGCGACGCCCCTACCGAACGATATATCAACTGTGCGAACCAATTGTGCAACAAGCAACATCTCACGTGCGAAGCTTGCGAGCAGCAGTTTGAACACACCTGCTCGGTTTCCTGTATGGACGTGATCCATCAGGCAGTTGAAGCCTAG
- a CDS encoding T9SS type A sorting domain-containing protein gives MGSATASLVSNVVYLGVDWRFYRFTGERTGTERVIRGIFDFFESNGGGMVSAELTAFDAKARGNNVDVMWNTASETNSDHFDVERADVMAGSDAAFATVGTVASAGVSSTSRDYNFRDLGLASGRYLYRLTTVDKDGSRSVSNEVEVVIGAGGQATIGNVSPQPATSNASVEVTMVENGIATVEIIDASGARVALLSDVRLNAGSQMIDIPVNTLVSGAYTVVVSANGTTLTTPLVIRR, from the coding sequence ATGGGCTCGGCCACGGCCTCGCTTGTGTCGAATGTTGTCTACCTGGGTGTTGACTGGCGCTTCTACCGCTTCACGGGCGAGCGCACCGGCACCGAGCGCGTGATCCGCGGCATCTTCGACTTCTTTGAGTCTAACGGCGGCGGCATGGTTTCGGCCGAGCTGACAGCCTTTGATGCCAAGGCCCGCGGCAACAACGTGGACGTGATGTGGAACACAGCTTCGGAGACGAACAGCGACCACTTCGACGTAGAACGTGCCGATGTGATGGCCGGCAGCGATGCCGCCTTTGCAACGGTGGGTACGGTAGCCTCGGCCGGCGTGTCAAGCACGTCGCGTGACTACAACTTCCGCGATCTGGGTCTTGCCTCGGGCCGCTATCTCTATCGCCTGACAACGGTTGATAAGGATGGCTCGCGTTCGGTAAGCAACGAAGTAGAAGTGGTCATCGGCGCCGGCGGCCAGGCCACGATCGGCAACGTCTCACCGCAGCCTGCTACAAGCAATGCCAGCGTGGAAGTGACGATGGTCGAGAACGGCATTGCTACGGTGGAGATCATCGATGCCTCAGGAGCACGGGTTGCTCTGCTGAGCGATGTGCGCCTGAATGCCGGTTCGCAAATGATCGACATCCCAGTCAATACGCTCGTCAGCGGTGCCTACACCGTGGTTGTTTCGGCCAACGGAACCACCCTGACCACGCCGCTGGTGATCCGCCGCTAA